CCAGAGCATATTCTGCACAACTATCAGATTGCTTTTTCACTTTAGTATTCTGACTGCTGATGGGCTTTCATATTGCAATTTAGGCTGCATTGCATGCTTTGGGGAATATTGTGGGAGAAAACCGACCTGAGGATGGTGTAATATTAAATGGTGATGCAGAAGAAAGTCTTCGACGTCTGGTCTATGAAGTAGCATCAGAAAGTTCGAAGTTGACACCATCTGTAAGCAACTCTAAAAGAAATATGCCATCCTTCTTTATCTTGAAGGACATTGTTTAATGTCATCCTTTAAATGATTTGGAAAGTTATATAGTAAGCAAAGGGGAAAAGGTTATCATGTCAATCCCAAGTACATTCTTGAACTCATATGCATTGCATCTTCTCCtatattttccttaaaaaatgtTCATTAATGTCTTTTGCATGATTGGCAGGGTCTTTTGCTATCAGTTCTTCAACAGGCTGCAGAATTTCGTCTGGCTGTGAGTGTTTCTTCTTGACAAtcaatctatatatttttttgacacATTGGGTTTACATTTATGATAGAAACCAGTTAAGTTTCGGAGGTTCCTATTTAAGCTTTTTCCAACTAGCAAAGCTTAAGATTCTGGGGCTTACCTACTTCCCATTTTCCTTGTTTGTAATTGGTATTTTACCAGGATATTGGTCAGAATTTGACACTATTTACTTTGTAAAAATGGTTTTTATTATGAACTTTGAAGAGCACTTGCAGATGTATAACATAGACTCTGCTGTTAACACTACTTTGTTTGTGCCAAGAAGATGAGAAAATGGAAACTTTTGACTTGTATTTCAATATTTACGCCCCTCCCCCACTCccccaaaaccaaaaaaaaaaaaaaaacaagaaagatTTTGAGCCCGTATGTTatagtttaaaatgttttcaCCTTACCTCTAGGAGTCATTCCGTAGTAATTTCTCTAGATTCAAGGAAGGAACTTTTAATTGCTAACGGTTTACTTATCTAAGAAATGAACATAAAATAACTTCCCGTTTATGGAAAATTTCATCATAACTAATATTGGAACTTGCTGTTTTCACATGACTATATTCTTACCCAAAGGAAAAGGCAACCAGATTATTAAGTCACTGAAGAACAAGAATATACCTGGATTGACCTTTTGTGGTTGCAGCATAAGATGAAATAGAAGAGTTTTGACCTTTGAAGCTGTTTGTATTTGTTCCCCCACCAATGTCATGCTTTGTTTTGGTGCACATATTTTTCTAAATGACCATACGTCAAGAAATTAACATTGGATCATTCTTGCTGATATCAGGGGTACAGAGTAATAACAGGGTTAGTAGCTCGAGTATGGTGCCTGATGGAGATTTTCTCAAAACCGGAGATAATAAACATAGTGACTGATCCAACTGCcgaaactacaaaaataggtaTTGCTTTCAACATCGTAATACATCACCTCCTTTCTATTCCAAATCAAAATGTCTCCATTTTTTGGAACAACCGTAGCTCCCTTATACACATGAAAACATCTTTGGCTATTTCTTGTCTAATCTTTTAGCACTAAAAGGAATCCCAGACTCCcatgtttcctttttttcttatgTTGTATGATCGTCTTGTCAAAGTTTCACTTTACAACTATTTCTGTGCTGTTAGCTATGGAGGCTAGATACAACTGTTGCAAGGCAATCCACAGATCATTCATGTCAAGTAAACTTGTCAGCGACCCTGCACTCTCTGGCATAGCTGGGAAGGTTAGTTATAAACTAATATGCTTCCTGCCTCTTTTATTCCACATTTTGGGCATGATGTGAATTCCATGGCGGTCTCGGAAGAGATCTCAAATTCATACCGAGCATGTGATTTGGTAACTGTAATTTATACCCATTTCATAACATCCATAGATGTAATCTATGTTGCTCCGACTTGAAGTATCGTGTCTGACACCTGTGTCAAAGGTCTCACATATTTGGATGAGTCACTTAAAGGACCTGTATCCAAGTAACATAAGATTACATCACTCTGATCTGCAGTTTGCAAAATCTGTTTGTCTTTGTATATGgcaagtatgatgattcatggCTATTGTTGGAATGCAGTTGCAAGAAGCTGTTCAGAGGGGTCCATATCTGGTAAGAAAACATACTGAAGCAACTCCAGTAGTAATGACAGCTGAAAGATTTTAGGTTTTTGGGAAGCTAATTAGATCAAATATGGGAGGATGTTTATATTTGACATGTTTGTGTGTTTACATAACCGATATGTAAATGTTAAATGCCAAATGATCGTTGTTTTAACTTCATAGTTCATATTTTTTTGATCTTGCACTGAAATGTCTAAATATGGGAATGGCAACAAAGGCTATTTTTCATATGTTGGGGTTTCCCCCACAAAGAAACAGGTtatagattttctttttcgaaCTGGTTCTGAAGACATCGTCTATGTTGCATTTTTTAcatgattatattattaaatatatttattaattgaatcaaaattgttttcttattttcatattaaattaaagtttttgtgTTATGTTTTTTGAACCAAAAAGATTGTGTATTATATTgcataaatttggaatttattttatattcttataattttttaaatttatagtaaaatatttaaaaatatttttaaaattacctgtggattttaactatcaaatattaaaattttttaaaaaatggaaggtttttatttgaattttaatcttttgatatgaagtttaaatttgattaaaagttTGAATTCTTTTTGATTTGAtgtaaatttagttaaaattggATTCttgcattaattaaattatgattagtACATTCGCGGATGAAAAAATTTAGGTGACAAATCTATATTAAATGGATAGTTTtgattgaaatgttaaaatggAAGGAAAGAATATTATGCATTTGGTAATTTCACAACTAGGTTGGGTCTCAATTGGATATAGGAAAAATTACAccattagtcattaaattataggtaagtttttgttttggttatttaactaaaaaaagttacaatttggtcactaaactattcaaacgTATTCATTTGTCATTGGATTGtgaaaatttatgttatatggCTTTTTCTGTTTACACTACTTGCACCAATTAAAAACTTACTTTCCCTTTCTCTTTTACAATTGagttttttcataaaacaactttgaacatAACGAATCTgcgaatcaaatttaaaaaatagatctTCGATTTCCTACATCGTTTGCCAAATCATCTTGGATTTAAAGCATGTTTTTTTACTTATCGATAGATAATGATCCACTGTATCGATCGTTGAATTGTCACTTGGAGTTTGTTgatgaaactttaaaaaaaaataataggctaatgacttaaataaatttttttttgaatagtttagtgacttaaataaaaatcttcaaataattcagtgaccaaattataattttgtttagttaaatggccaaaataaaaacttactcATAATTTCGTGACTAATAGTGTAGTTTACATTCGAAAATAACATCAATTCAATCAACactttgaataataatattaggGATGGCAACGAGGTAGGGCGAGATGGATTTTTGCATGCTTCAACCTGGACTTGAAGCTTTAACCACCTCAACCTAACCTCAACTCTTAGGAAACAAATTTCGTCccgaatttaaaatttaatagaagacTCGACTCCTCGTTGCCTTGtcctaaatttaatttaattgttttgttatttattttgaagcaaataaaattatattttttaattattttattttttattttgaagcaaataagattattttttagGTGAGTATTTGATATAATgtcacatatttttttatttcaaagtaGTCTTAAAAGATTGAGGTGTTCATGGAGTTTAAAAATTCGCACTGATAATTTCgcttaatttttttgagtttagaCTTAaagcttaatatatatattatttgtatatttatttattgaaagcaaatatttaatatatattaagattattttgtaaatatcttGAAGTAAGATAGATTCAACAAAAATTCTCAAGTTCTTATTTTACTATGTTCGACTCTACATATTCCTCTATCTGTAGAGTACATTGAATGTATAGAAATCCGATAATAAATCAGATCGGATCAAAACCCGAGATTcagagtttttttttcataCTAAAAGGTGTATTTGTATTAAAGTTGTCCTTTGTTGGCATAATTTTACCCATTTTCTTgacaaaagaaaactaaaattgttTTGGCCCTTCGATGAAATTACTTTAATTGcccataaacttaaaaacacaAAGCAACAAAGACCATCAAAACGACGTGCCGTTTTGGAGAGAAAGTATGGGGGTAAAAGAGGAATTATAAAAAATCCACTCAAGCTTTACGCCTTTACCCTCTGTTCTGGCTATGGATATATCGGATAAGCAAAAAGGCtgaagacaaaaaataaaaaaccataacatatagctcaaatttcatttgtttagaTAATATATAGAAAGGGGAAGAAACTGAGAAAGCAAAAATGGCGACTGCACTTAACTGTTGCTTGTCTTCTTCATGCTTCTCTCTTCAATCTAAGCTCAATTCCCTTTCACTTAAAACCAACAtcaactcttcttcttcttatgcTTTCAAGACTCTCAGTTTCTCCAGTAACCTCTCTCACAATCTCTTCTCCAAAGGTATGGTGtttcttttatccttttttCCCCTCATATTCTCATGTTTTATGCAATACCCATTTCTCTTTCTGTTAAATTGAAGTGAAATTCTTATTATTTCAAGTTTCAGTTGATGGGTCATTAtaattttaggagaaaaatgaACCCTTTGCTACTGCTAGTTTTAGGGTGGTTTTTATATGATTTCAATTCcccacatttttttttgttttttctcgGATGAATTCAATGTTTGGTTGGCAAGAAATTCCTGGGGAAAgttgaattttggttaagtatttgaTTCTGAGTATATTATCAGCATTTTCGATTCCCCATTGTCGTCCTTCACTTGTTTCCTACTATACATTGCTTGGCAATTTAATTGAGCTTGTTggaatttagtatttttttagcTATTTGTTATATGTAGTTTTAGTCCCCTTTTTCTCTTGGTGAATAATCAACATTTTAGATATGAATTGCTTCCTTAAAATAATCTTCCTTTTTGTGAAGATTGatgatgaattttgatttgtttggtgttttttttttcagggAATCTGTCTTTTAGTACAGTGACTCCGAAACCAATTCATCGTTCTGTTGTTGTTTGTGAGGCTGCACCAAAGAAGAAGGCTGATTCAGCTGCTAAGAGGGCTCGACAAGCCGAGAAAAGGCGGGTTTACCACAAAGCAAAGAAATCCGAAGTCAAAACCCGAATGAGGAAGGTATTAACCTTTCCAATTTACtactttgattattttttttaacaatggTTATAGACTCATTCTGTTCATAGGATTCTAGAAATGTTGAATTTTGGACTTTTATATGTCCTAGAGTACTCTCAGTTGTTCTCGCACGAGACCCAGTACTTAAGCTACTATTTGAATCCCAATATGCCTAGTCATTTGACAAGATTTGTATGAAAGCATTCTGCAAGATCCACCATTTGCAGAACATATTAGCATAATCATAATGGTTTTTTGGCTTTTGTATATCTTTTCGATTGAGTTACTATACTTGCTGGATGATTTGGTTATATGTCAATGAAGCGTATGCATAATGCTGTGACGTTGAGTGGTTATCACTCATCTTGAGTCCATAGTCTTTGGTTTGCCAATTATTCTCATTAGTAGATGGTACAGTTTATAGATGGTACAGTTTAGGGCCACATGTGAGCCATTGGagttcttttatattttctattttgccGGGAAAGATTCGCTGAAAAATATGAATCTAACTTTGGTACTGGACATAGATTATACTTTCAATCCCAAACCCATATCTCATCCGCCTCTAACCATGGAAAAGAACCGATTTCTGATTTTTGCCTTTTCTGCACTTCTGTTTCTTTCTGTGCCTTTACACCTTCTGTTACTTCAACGGTATAATGCACAGTGCAATAAAGTCGCCCGAGTAAGCAACTCAGGCAAGTTCTGGTTAAATCTTTCTTTTGTTATAACGAAAGCTGTATATGCTGAGATCAAATCCCAAATCTGCTAGATACTGCCTCATAAAGGTGGTTGCAAGAACCAGCGAGCTAAGCATTGGGTTCGGATTAGCTGCTTCAATAATCATAATGTTCCATGAAGTGTCTAATGGCTTTtctggttttgtttttttgccaAGGTTTTGGAGGCACTGGATGTGCTGAGGAAGAAGCCTGATGCAGCAGCCGAAGAAATCTTCCCGATTGAGAAGCTGATTGCCGAGGCTTATTCGGTGATCGATAAAGCAGTGAAGGTGGGATCACTGCATAGGAACACTGGAGCTCGTAGAAAGTCGCGGCTTGCTCGGAGAAAGAAGGCCATAGAGATCCACCATGGATGGTATGCCCCTGCTCCAGCAGAAAATGCAGCCTAGAAGATAAATATCATCGTTTTGAGCCTTTCGAGTTTGTATCTTAGGCAGGATCATCCAAACTGTACCTTCTGCACCAAGGATGAAATTGAACAATTTTCATTATAATTGATCATTACTATTAATTAAACTACTATGTTCCACCCACGCTTCGCGCtagtttgattatttatttgtgtcaaattatagagtaaaaatttgaaaattaaaatatatttaagctAGGCTTTCATAACCGGATTGA
This sequence is a window from Gossypium raimondii isolate GPD5lz chromosome 5, ASM2569854v1, whole genome shotgun sequence. Protein-coding genes within it:
- the LOC105766435 gene encoding 30S ribosomal protein S20, chloroplastic — protein: MATALNCCLSSSCFSLQSKLNSLSLKTNINSSSSYAFKTLSFSSNLSHNLFSKGNLSFSTVTPKPIHRSVVVCEAAPKKKADSAAKRARQAEKRRVYHKAKKSEVKTRMRKVLEALDVLRKKPDAAAEEIFPIEKLIAEAYSVIDKAVKVGSLHRNTGARRKSRLARRKKAIEIHHGWYAPAPAENAA